The Triticum dicoccoides isolate Atlit2015 ecotype Zavitan chromosome 6A, WEW_v2.0, whole genome shotgun sequence genome has a window encoding:
- the LOC119318486 gene encoding high-affinity zinc uptake system protein ZnuA-like: MAEKRSPLHLPHHKEEDKEGEEKQHGHDHGHGHGHDHNHGHGHDHNHNHREHAGGRGLDIDMDLPAYVNMGSITTAGVLDWRYQKATGEKRPDKVIGLISAEQAKEAERREAEERKAEEEEGGAAWAKNKNVYQF, translated from the exons ATGGCAGAGAAGAGGAGCCCCCTGCACCTGCCTCACCACAAGGAGGAGGACAAGGAGGGGGAGGAGAAGCAGCACGGCCATGACCACGGTCACGGTCACGGTCACGACCACAACCATGGCCACGGCCACGACCACAACCACAACCACAGGGAGCACGCCGGCGGGAGGGGGCTGGACATCGACATGGACCTACCGGCGTACGTCAACATGGGCTCCATCACCACCGCGGGCGTTCTC GACTGGAGGTACCAGAAGGCGACAGGGGAGAAGAGGCCGGACAAGGTGATCGGATTGATCAGCGCCGAGCAGGCCAAGGAGGCCGAGCGCAGGGAGGCCGAGGAgcgcaaggcggaggaggaggagggcggggcCGCCTGGGCCAAGAACAAGAACGTCTACCAGTTCTGA
- the LOC119314636 gene encoding cytochrome c1-2, heme protein, mitochondrial-like: MASPGASCPAAYSWAPQDGAQRGQTVFMQVCAGCHVMLPYAGLRAAAQGEVGAQTAEIMVAEEAVTAARPPSGGSYTPDLTALTTKIHEGAALYTTGGKIMTTMLTGGVSMCQELTKMMAPPSAMWMQFAQPYIGTIQMA; encoded by the exons ATGGCTTCACCGGGGGCGTCCTGCCCGGCGGCCTACTCGTGGGCGCCGCAGGACGG GGCACAGCGCGGGCAGACGGTCTTCATGCAGGTCTGCGCGGGGTGCCACGTCATGCTCCCCTACGCCGGCCTCCGCGCGGCGGCGCAGGGCGAGGTGGGAGCTCAGACGGCCGAGATCATGGTCGCAGAGGAAGCTGTGACGGCTGCGAGACCCCCATCCGGTGGCTCATACACGCCGGACCTCACCGCCCTCACCACAAAA ATCCATGAAGGGGCGGCTCTGTACACCACAGGGGGCAAGATCATGACTACGATGCTCACCGGCGGTGTCTCCATGTGCCAAGAGCTGACGAAGATGATGGCGCCACCAAGCGCCATGTGGATGCAGTTTGCCCAGCCCTACATTGGGACTATCCAGATGGCTTGA